Proteins encoded in a region of the Apilactobacillus apisilvae genome:
- a CDS encoding DUF2929 family protein, which produces MRFVSKNLIVIFWSAIFGEIIGYIVSQLENYAYNSTTIAVVTVITALILVNGVTAISGNATK; this is translated from the coding sequence ATGAGATTTGTTTCTAAAAATTTAATAGTTATTTTTTGGTCTGCAATTTTCGGTGAAATTATAGGATATATTGTTAGCCAATTGGAAAATTACGCATATAATTCAACTACTATCGCAGTTGTTACAGTAATTACTGCACTAATTTTAGTTAACGGTGTAACTGCAATTTCTGGAAATGCAACGAAATAG
- a CDS encoding IS3 family transposase, with product MVKFSYEFKLNVVLEYLQGYGSTYLCKKYNIVNPSTVLLWINMYKAYGLKGLIVRNYGKVYSGEYKIKVLNWMHTQQKSYPETALHFNISASSTIFTWQRRMETKGIRSLYNKRGRPKMQKTELKVTSCQKNLANEYMIKYVYTKIQMKHPKSSKFEVVHKLINQLKSLSKSYILQVIQYSRSVYYYNLKKAKLSYDNSYIENKIKNIIIKHAAYGYRRITAVLRQSGLKINHKRVQNIMKRNNWQCKLFSRRKRKYNSYKGQVGRIANNILNGDFTANKFGQKITTDVSEFRYGNEDINHRVYLSPVMDLYSDKILSFNISRHPNVSFTLKALNEAMLNLKSLPYRTIVHSDQGFQYQHHSWVNTLKKYNAIQSMSRKGTCLDNAQMESFFHIMKSEMMNVHYNTKESLIHAMKVWIKDYNNNRIKEKLGYQSPNKYLGLIS from the coding sequence TTGGTTAAATTTAGTTATGAATTTAAATTAAATGTTGTTTTAGAATATCTACAAGGATATGGTTCCACTTATCTTTGTAAAAAATATAATATTGTGAATCCTAGTACTGTTTTACTATGGATTAATATGTATAAAGCCTACGGCTTAAAGGGTTTAATTGTAAGAAATTACGGTAAAGTGTATTCTGGTGAGTATAAAATAAAAGTGCTGAATTGGATGCACACTCAACAAAAGTCATATCCAGAAACAGCACTTCATTTCAATATATCTGCCAGTAGTACCATCTTCACTTGGCAGAGAAGAATGGAGACTAAAGGTATACGTTCATTATACAACAAACGTGGCCGTCCTAAAATGCAGAAAACTGAATTAAAAGTAACCTCATGTCAAAAAAATTTAGCTAATGAATACATGATTAAGTATGTGTATACAAAAATTCAAATGAAACATCCTAAGAGTAGTAAATTTGAGGTTGTACATAAGCTGATTAATCAATTAAAATCTTTATCTAAAAGTTATATTTTACAGGTAATTCAATATTCTCGCAGTGTTTATTACTATAACTTGAAGAAAGCGAAGCTTTCTTATGATAATTCTTACATTGAAAATAAAATCAAAAATATTATTATTAAGCACGCTGCTTACGGATATCGCAGAATAACTGCAGTATTAAGACAATCAGGCCTGAAAATTAATCATAAACGTGTACAAAATATAATGAAACGTAATAATTGGCAATGTAAATTGTTTAGTCGACGCAAACGTAAGTATAATTCATATAAAGGTCAAGTAGGCAGAATTGCTAATAATATATTAAATGGTGATTTTACAGCCAATAAATTTGGTCAAAAAATTACTACTGATGTTAGTGAATTTAGATATGGCAATGAAGATATAAACCATCGGGTTTATTTATCACCAGTAATGGATTTATATTCAGACAAAATATTATCTTTTAATATTAGTAGACATCCAAATGTAAGTTTTACTTTAAAAGCACTAAATGAAGCAATGCTTAATCTAAAATCATTACCTTATAGAACTATTGTACATAGTGATCAAGGTTTTCAATATCAACATCATAGTTGGGTTAATACATTGAAAAAATATAATGCGATTCAGTCTATGTCCCGTAAAGGGACATGCTTAGATAATGCACAGATGGAATCATTTTTTCATATTATGAAAAGTGAAATGATGAATGTTCATTATAATACAAAAGAATCCTTAATCCATGCCATGAAAGTATGGATTAAGGATTACAATAATAATAGAATAAAAGAAAAACTAGGATACCAGTCACCAAATAAATATTTGGGATTAATATCCTAG
- the clpB gene encoding ATP-dependent chaperone ClpB, with amino-acid sequence MNPDDLTEAVTQALAEAQKVAVNRKHQEITIAHLFKFLIQPGELARQVYSGLGLDLKSLEKEIDNELDEISTVEGSNISYGQNISSSMYQLIQNANKIKDKLGDQYIAMDTLTIALMDVSGNKLADYLKDKDINKQKVINEVEKIRGGEKVTSKNQEDNFQALKKYGVDLVKEARAGKLGPIIGRDEEILDVIRILSRMTKNNPILLGDPGVGKTAIVEGLAKRIAVNDVPDNLKDKQLFELDMSSLIAGAKYRGEFEERLKAVLKAVKKSEGKIIMFIDEIHNIVGAGKSEGSMDAGNMLKPMLARGDLHLIGATTLDEYRKYLEKDKALERRFQRVSVKEPSVEDTVTILRGIKERLEIHHGVRIHDNALVSAAKLSDRYITDRFLPDKAIDLVDEASSTIEVEMNSSPTELDQAHRKLIRAEVEEAALKNETDDESKNRLSKLEPELADLKEKVNNLNGRWQQEKASIQKLGDKKRELDQAKNDLQQAESSYDLNKAAVLQHGTIPKLEDELSKMESQDHTNDWLVSESVTENEIGNVLSRETGIPVTRLMQGERSKLLHLDDNLHQRVIGQDEAVEAVSDAVLRSRAGLQDPSKPLGSFLFLGPTGVGKTELAKSLAVNLFDSEDHMVRIDMSEYMEKASVSRLVGAAPGYVGYEEGGQLTEAVRRNPYTIVLFDEIEKAHPDVFNILLQVLDDGRLTDGQGRTIDFKNTILIMTSNLGSDILLNGTDENGDINDKAKQDVDDLLKTSFKPEFLNRIDDVIMFKPLSLNNVKSIVNKLIDKLSFRLKDQQITINISDEALSWLANNGYEPQYGARPLQRFVTRYVETPLAKMIIGNKIKPKSTINIKLNDDKLIFD; translated from the coding sequence TTGAATCCAGATGATTTAACAGAAGCGGTTACCCAAGCACTTGCAGAAGCACAAAAAGTAGCAGTTAACCGTAAACATCAAGAAATAACAATTGCACATTTATTTAAATTCTTAATTCAACCAGGTGAGTTAGCACGTCAAGTTTATTCTGGCTTAGGGTTAGATTTGAAATCTTTAGAAAAAGAAATTGATAATGAATTGGACGAAATTTCTACTGTAGAAGGTAGTAATATATCTTATGGTCAAAATATTTCATCTAGTATGTATCAATTAATTCAAAATGCTAATAAAATTAAAGATAAATTAGGCGATCAATATATTGCAATGGATACTTTAACCATTGCTTTGATGGATGTTAGTGGAAATAAGCTAGCTGATTATTTAAAAGATAAAGATATTAATAAACAAAAAGTTATAAATGAAGTTGAAAAAATTCGTGGAGGTGAAAAGGTGACTTCTAAAAACCAAGAAGATAACTTCCAGGCACTTAAAAAATATGGAGTGGATTTAGTTAAAGAAGCTCGTGCCGGAAAATTAGGACCAATTATTGGTCGTGATGAAGAAATTTTAGATGTAATTAGAATCTTATCAAGAATGACCAAGAATAACCCCATTCTTTTAGGTGACCCTGGTGTAGGTAAAACAGCTATTGTTGAAGGCCTAGCCAAACGAATTGCGGTCAATGATGTACCTGATAATTTAAAAGACAAACAATTATTTGAACTGGATATGAGTTCATTAATTGCTGGAGCCAAATATCGTGGTGAATTTGAAGAAAGATTGAAGGCAGTTTTAAAAGCAGTTAAAAAATCTGAGGGTAAAATCATCATGTTTATTGATGAAATTCACAATATTGTTGGAGCTGGTAAATCAGAAGGTAGTATGGATGCTGGTAACATGTTAAAGCCAATGCTAGCTCGTGGTGATTTACATTTAATCGGTGCAACAACATTAGATGAATACCGTAAATACCTTGAAAAAGATAAGGCTCTGGAACGTCGTTTCCAAAGAGTTAGTGTGAAAGAACCTAGTGTTGAAGATACAGTTACAATTCTACGTGGGATCAAAGAACGTTTAGAAATTCACCACGGAGTAAGAATTCATGATAATGCTCTAGTTTCAGCCGCAAAATTATCAGATCGTTATATTACAGATCGTTTTCTACCTGACAAAGCAATTGACTTGGTTGATGAAGCCTCATCAACAATTGAAGTAGAAATGAACTCTAGTCCAACTGAATTAGATCAAGCTCATCGTAAATTAATTCGTGCCGAAGTCGAAGAAGCAGCATTAAAAAATGAAACTGATGACGAATCTAAGAATCGTTTATCTAAATTGGAACCCGAATTAGCTGATTTAAAAGAAAAAGTTAATAATTTAAATGGTAGATGGCAACAAGAAAAAGCTTCTATTCAAAAATTAGGTGACAAGAAGCGTGAATTAGATCAAGCAAAGAATGATTTACAACAAGCTGAAAGTTCATATGACTTGAATAAAGCCGCGGTTTTACAACATGGGACTATTCCTAAGCTGGAAGATGAACTTAGCAAAATGGAAAGCCAAGATCATACTAATGATTGGCTGGTTAGTGAGTCAGTTACTGAAAATGAAATTGGGAATGTTTTAAGCCGTGAAACTGGAATTCCGGTTACTAGGTTGATGCAAGGTGAACGTTCTAAGCTTTTACATTTAGATGATAATTTACATCAACGTGTAATTGGTCAAGATGAAGCAGTAGAAGCCGTTTCAGATGCTGTTTTAAGATCAAGAGCTGGTTTGCAAGATCCAAGTAAGCCTTTAGGATCATTCCTATTTCTTGGACCTACTGGTGTTGGTAAAACTGAATTAGCTAAATCTTTAGCTGTTAACTTGTTCGATTCTGAAGACCATATGGTTAGAATCGACATGTCTGAATATATGGAAAAAGCTTCTGTCTCAAGATTAGTCGGTGCAGCTCCAGGATATGTTGGTTATGAAGAAGGTGGACAATTAACTGAGGCGGTTAGAAGAAATCCCTATACAATTGTATTGTTTGATGAAATTGAAAAAGCTCACCCAGATGTCTTCAATATCTTATTACAGGTATTGGATGATGGTAGATTAACTGATGGGCAAGGTCGAACAATTGATTTTAAGAATACAATTTTAATTATGACATCTAATTTAGGATCTGACATTTTATTAAATGGTACCGATGAAAATGGTGATATTAATGATAAAGCCAAGCAAGATGTTGATGATTTATTAAAAACTAGTTTTAAACCTGAATTTTTGAATCGAATTGATGATGTCATTATGTTTAAACCTTTATCATTAAATAATGTTAAATCTATTGTTAATAAGTTGATTGATAAGCTTTCTTTTCGTTTGAAAGATCAACAAATTACGATTAACATTAGCGATGAAGCACTAAGTTGGTTAGCAAACAATGGTTATGAACCTCAATATGGTGCTAGGCCATTACAGAGATTTGTTACTCGATATGTAGAAACACCACTAGCTAAAATGATTATTGGTAATAAAATAAAGCCTAAATCTACAATTAATATTAAATTAAACGATGATAAATTAATATTTGACTAA
- the pepT gene encoding peptidase T: MHKYESLLPRFLSYVQINTRSNEESKTIPSSNFEVEFLNDLKEQLKSIGLSNVRTNERSGYVFATLPSNIDGNVTKIGFISHVDTADFNSENINPQIIDHYDGQSKIKLGNSEYTLDPKVFSSLKKYKGQTLITTDGNTLLGADDKAGVAEIITSMDYLLNHPEIKHGEIEIAFGPDEEIGTGADNFDVKDFGADIAYTVDGGSLGQLQYETFNAASAVVNIKGTDVHPGEAKNVMVNAALLGMQFNQSLPKYESPEYTDGREGFYFLTNIEGTVDQAKLSYIIRDHDESRFESRKQYFKKIADEINDNFSEDIISVDIKDQYYNMAKIIHQDMSVVDLAEKAMNNVGINPDIFPVRGGTDGSKISFMGLPTPNIFAGGENMHGRFEYVSLQTMEKACDLLIEIANLNTKK, from the coding sequence ATGCATAAGTATGAATCCTTATTGCCAAGATTTTTAAGTTATGTTCAAATTAATACTCGTTCAAATGAAGAATCCAAAACAATTCCTTCATCAAATTTTGAGGTTGAATTTTTAAATGATTTAAAAGAACAATTAAAGTCAATTGGACTATCCAACGTAAGAACTAATGAGCGTAGCGGATACGTTTTCGCTACGTTACCATCTAATATTGATGGTAATGTCACCAAAATTGGCTTTATTTCACATGTTGATACAGCTGATTTTAATTCCGAAAATATTAATCCACAAATTATTGATCATTACGATGGTCAATCTAAAATTAAATTAGGCAATAGTGAATATACATTAGATCCAAAAGTTTTTTCCAGCCTTAAAAAGTATAAGGGTCAAACTCTTATCACTACTGATGGTAATACCTTATTAGGTGCTGATGATAAAGCAGGAGTTGCTGAAATTATTACATCAATGGATTATTTATTAAATCATCCGGAAATTAAACATGGTGAAATTGAAATTGCATTTGGCCCTGATGAAGAAATTGGCACTGGTGCCGATAACTTTGATGTAAAAGACTTTGGTGCCGATATTGCCTATACAGTTGATGGTGGATCTTTAGGCCAGTTACAGTACGAAACTTTTAATGCAGCATCTGCAGTCGTTAACATAAAAGGTACCGATGTTCATCCTGGTGAAGCTAAAAATGTAATGGTTAATGCTGCCTTATTAGGAATGCAATTTAACCAAAGCTTACCTAAATACGAAAGTCCCGAATATACTGATGGGCGTGAGGGATTTTACTTTCTAACTAATATTGAAGGAACTGTTGATCAAGCTAAATTAAGCTATATTATTAGAGACCATGATGAATCCAGATTTGAAAGTCGTAAGCAATACTTTAAAAAAATTGCCGATGAAATTAATGATAACTTTTCTGAAGATATCATATCTGTTGATATTAAAGATCAATATTATAATATGGCCAAAATTATTCATCAGGATATGTCAGTGGTAGATTTGGCTGAGAAAGCAATGAATAATGTTGGAATTAATCCAGATATTTTTCCTGTTCGTGGTGGTACTGATGGATCTAAGATTTCATTTATGGGTTTGCCAACACCTAATATTTTTGCTGGCGGTGAAAACATGCATGGGCGTTTTGAGTATGTTTCATTACAAACAATGGAAAAAGCATGTGATTTATTAATCGAAATTGCAAATTTAAATACTAAAAAATAA
- a CDS encoding Nif3-like dinuclear metal center hexameric protein: protein MKVFDLVKQFEKFAPKSIAVDGDPIGLQIGSLNQNVHKVMTTLDVRPEVVDEAINNHVDFIFSHHPLIFRPAKNLDLSIPQNEMYAKIIEHHITVYSAHTNLDNAINGMNDWLAERLKLTNTKGLVYQKEINNRKYFMGRIGELPTEMNVLDFANFCKKQFKVEGLRLISNTPNNSIKKVAVLGGDGGKFFNIAKNKGADVYVTGDVYYHVGHDILADKFSVVDPGHHIESICRPYLAKMFREWSNQFEWNIDVIESSLNTDPFTFI, encoded by the coding sequence ATGAAAGTGTTTGATTTGGTAAAACAATTTGAAAAGTTTGCACCTAAGAGCATTGCGGTTGATGGTGATCCGATTGGTTTACAAATTGGTTCATTAAATCAAAATGTTCATAAAGTAATGACTACTTTAGATGTAAGACCTGAAGTTGTTGATGAGGCTATTAATAATCATGTTGATTTTATATTTTCCCATCATCCATTAATTTTTCGCCCTGCCAAAAATTTAGATTTAAGTATTCCACAAAATGAAATGTATGCCAAAATAATTGAACATCATATTACTGTATATTCAGCTCACACCAATCTAGATAATGCAATTAATGGGATGAATGATTGGCTTGCTGAAAGATTAAAATTAACTAACACTAAGGGCCTTGTTTATCAAAAAGAAATTAACAATCGAAAGTATTTTATGGGGCGTATTGGTGAATTACCCACAGAAATGAATGTATTAGATTTTGCTAACTTTTGTAAAAAGCAGTTTAAAGTTGAAGGATTAAGATTAATTAGCAACACGCCTAATAATTCGATTAAAAAAGTTGCTGTATTAGGTGGAGATGGTGGTAAATTCTTTAATATAGCAAAAAATAAGGGTGCAGATGTTTATGTAACAGGTGATGTTTATTATCATGTAGGTCATGATATTTTAGCTGATAAGTTTTCAGTAGTTGATCCAGGGCATCATATTGAAAGTATTTGTAGGCCTTATTTAGCAAAAATGTTTAGAGAATGGTCTAATCAGTTTGAATGGAATATAGATGTGATAGAATCTAGTTTAAATACTGATCCATTTACTTTTATTTAA
- a CDS encoding tRNA (adenine(22)-N(1))-methyltransferase, which produces MDANHLSQRLKKVSDYVPINGRLADIGSDHAYLPLYLMKNGKLDYAIASEVAKGPLQNAEYEINKSGLSDKIDTRLANGLLSIKTEDNINCVAIAGMGGILIHDILENGQNHLNGNETLILQPNVGESIVREWLMNNYYEITNEHILREDGHNYEIIEAKKCNDKMIYTLEELKFGPFLLAEKSDVFIGKWTNEINRLNNIISSMDNMNSKKPTDKINNMKKEIKEIKEVL; this is translated from the coding sequence ATGGATGCAAATCACTTATCACAAAGATTGAAAAAAGTATCGGATTACGTTCCAATCAATGGTCGATTAGCCGATATAGGTTCAGACCATGCCTATTTACCCTTGTACTTAATGAAAAATGGTAAGTTAGATTACGCTATTGCAAGTGAAGTTGCCAAAGGTCCCTTACAAAACGCGGAATATGAGATTAATAAATCCGGACTATCTGATAAAATTGATACTCGATTAGCCAATGGATTATTATCAATTAAAACAGAGGATAATATTAATTGTGTTGCTATTGCAGGAATGGGTGGAATTTTAATTCATGATATTTTAGAAAATGGTCAAAACCATCTTAACGGCAATGAAACTTTAATTCTTCAGCCCAACGTTGGTGAGAGTATCGTTAGAGAATGGCTTATGAATAATTATTATGAAATTACCAATGAGCATATTTTAAGAGAAGATGGACATAATTATGAAATTATTGAAGCAAAAAAATGCAACGATAAAATGATTTACACGCTCGAAGAATTGAAGTTTGGTCCATTTTTATTAGCAGAAAAATCAGATGTCTTTATTGGAAAGTGGACTAATGAAATCAATCGTTTGAACAATATTATTAGTAGTATGGATAATATGAATTCTAAAAAGCCAACTGATAAAATAAATAATATGAAAAAAGAAATAAAAGAAATAAAAGAGGTCTTATAA